The window CAAAACCAACAAAGAGAGTACCCTCCAAGACTACTAGGATTTCAGTGCCACGAGGGTGACTGTGGGGAGGATTTTGTCCATTTGGTGCAAAGTCGATTCGAGCAAGGGATATGCCAAGGGTATTGAGGCCAGGAAATGTGTCCACATTCACATTAGTGACATTTGACCCAACTTTATTATATGTGTTCCCAGGAATATTCAATCCAGCAAAGTAGAAATCCTCAGCTGTGACAAGCTTTGGATCCTTGCAGAACTTTCCATTAACGAATACTGCATAAAGGAATTTTTGTTATGGACACTTAGAAAGAATGCTTAAAGCTTCAATGCAGAAAATAATAAGGCCAAGTAGCTAATATTATTTCTTCCATATTTATATTCTAGTTAGTGTAGATTCTTTACATGACAAAAATAATGCAGaaacttgaaaaaagaaaaaagaagagtttGTACCAGCTGACTTGTCGGAGTAGTCCTTAAGTGCAACACAGAAGTCCTGCAGGGGAGCGGGGTCAGAGGCAGAGGCAAGAGAGAATGCCAAGGCGAAGAGGGCAACAGTTACAAGGTAAGCTTTACTCATATTTCAGGCTTACACGATCTTCTGttctatatatttttgcttCGGGATTCGGGTTAGGGATGAAAAATGTTGAATGGAAAGCATGTCTATTTATAGATTAGACGCATTGAATAGGTCTGATTTTCCATATGTGAATGATGCATTAAGTCTTCGACTATTaccaattttctttttgatgtacAAATTAGAGTATTCTTTAACCACCATCACGCGCCTTAAATGTTCACCAAATTAGACCTGTTCAATGAGATAACGTTACGCTTATATGTGTACTAAACCTGTACTCTGTCCACAGAAGATAAAGCTCTCAACTTACTGAACACACCATCTCAACGTATATTCAACTTGGATGTATCTTTATTTCAATGGGTTGTTAATAACTTAATGTTTTGGTGGAAAATTTCTGTGACTTCGGCTTACTTCAATGAAATTTCTTGAGAACTGCCATTGTAGAACCCATAATTAGATGGATTCAAAGCTTCTAGTGTATTACGTAACTGCAATAATGAAAGTCCAATTGAAGATCAAGTGGTAAAGTCTATGCCAATGGACGGCACCATAACCTTTCAAATGTacaaaaatttcttcattcaaTTATATTTCTTAGTCTAATTCATGTTAGGAATTTAACCTAATTCATGAAactatgagaaacaaaaaaacaaagaaaaaaaaaatgcaccaaGAACAATCACATGACACAAAGATTTATGTAGTTCAACAATATGTGCCTATGTCCATGGAGTTGCTATGATTTTTACTATATCAGGgagaaaaatacaattttcaatATAGCAAACTCTAACATGAGGCAACAAATAAATACCCCAAgcaataggaccaaagtgggcTTAGACCTATAAGCCCAAGCCTCTACTCTGTGGACCAAGAACAATCACATGACACAAATTTATGTAGTTCAACAATATGTGCCTATGTCCATGGAGTTGCCGTGATTTTTATTATATCAAggagaaaaatacaaattttaatatagCAAACACTAATATGAGGCAACAAATAAATACCCCAAgcaataggaccaaagtggacttaGACCTATTAGCCCAAGCCTCTACTCTATGGACTATGCCTCACAAAAAATCTCGTTTATAATTATCATACTTCCAAGTCGGGTTGGGTCACAATCCAGATCGAACACATATTTTGAGCTCCACAAAACCAAATAGGCCTTTTGAATCAAAACGTTGTACGACACTTTGACCCTAAGTGGGAGTGTCAATTGGCAATCCTAGGGCCTAAATTGAAGTGACAATCCACTCATTCTTAGAAACTCCTATTTTCTGAATTTTAGCTCCACTTTTCAATTCAAGCTCCCAAGAGGTAACACACGAGTTCAGAAACTCCAAGATAGAGGGATGTGagagaaattttaaaatccacATCCCTCTATAAAATCAAGAGGAACCCATCAGAAAAAGGATGTAGCCTTAagtttttagaaatatatatatatatatatatatatatatttatatatatattcttgtaaaAGGAATTAGGTTATTATTGCGCGACATCACTATCAACAAAGAGCACAACCAGAGCCAAAGGTTGTACAACCTCCCCTCCCACCCTAACATACTACAAACTACTATAATTAtcccctaaaaccctaaacaaataaatcaccaaatgCGCTAAACATCTTCCAAATCAACTCTAAAAACTTCATTCGTTGAAGTTCCAGCACACTGGTCATTAATATCATCATCTCAACCACAAGATGATGAAGACTTGAAGCTCATTTCAAGAGCTCCTACCCACAAAGCCTGAAAGTGacggacaaaatgggcttctgcccttttagGGCAAATTAACTAgctttttgcccttcttcccaaactaaatagggaaatgcccctcttttgaaaatcgagtttctcaaaatcgagtttaaaaaaaaaaaaaaaaaattctaaagccctatagtgacgttttcaaggacctatagtggcgttttgtaacttgatatccatgaaatcgagttatatgcaATTTTATTTAGACCTGGCttgagattcagacctgcccacagattgattacgtgaattcaacaaccgttcgttccccacatttctcttctccactatcttgggcttctcagcagtaggaccaacatcagctgattctttgacctttataaacttcacttctttagtgacatttccagatgagctacttcctctggtatatcccaatccggatttttctgaaaagctcttttgagatgaaataacataatctagcttcttggtggtgaccctctcaattttagcatttgcttgcacaacctcttcctcaagaaatctcacttttgtgtaagcttttgacagctcaccattcagtgtttctatctcacatttggcttccctatatcgaattaggagacttttatagtcctcctctgcctttttcatttttctcacaactaccttggccacccttgtgtactcacccggcTTCTCCAGGAGtaagttataattctcttgaagattggctgtgctttcatcttcttcagcatctaattcttcaacaactcccaatgattcttcatcactatcttctccaaggtctcgtacaagcagattcaactcgtctgaagactcaacatgggtaatagtcataaaagctgaatagttcccctctccatcacagctttcttcagaatctgagtcggatgaatctgagtcactcaatgtcgtggcatatactttgcctttcgatttcaaataattcggacattctttcttaaagtgtccatgctcgttgcattcgaaacaagtgacaccttgtgtagattgagattcttttccatctttctttttgaattcccttttctcccttcctgaactttggaattttcctttatcaccaaatttgccattatttttgaatttcaagaattttcggaaattttttacaaggtatgcaacatctttgtcaaccacatcttctcccgatgagtcatggtcttccaccttctcattaatggtcttaagagtaagagatttactcttccgttgattgggcagcgacatctcataagtctgaagagaaccaaccagctcctggactttgatgtcatcaaggtccttgctctcttcaatcgctgtcactttagcatgAAAAcattccggcaatgatcgaaagatcttccttacaattttagagtcctccgttttctctctcaaattgaacttgcttacaatcacctaattcagcttgctatagaaatagtcaaaggactcatcctcattCATTTTTAACTCTTCAAACCGAGTGATtagcatctgcagcttggtgtcttttactttcttcgtgccttcgtaagtggtctccaatatctcccatgcttctttagcaatggtaatgtgagagatcctgtgaaattcatctggagacacaccacagaaaatagcattgagtgctttactgttagcattagatgtagcgagtgctgccttatcccatgtggatttggcttcctcaggcttggtccaacctatctctaTAGCATCCCAAACaaattcatcaatggaacacaGAAAAACTCTcgtgcgaaccttccaaaaagcataattactaccatcaaaatatggaggtgcaatTAGgaattgagaccgatccatctcaatagggagtcaaggatcacacaatggtaatgaaaccactagaagtgtacccgctctgataccaattgaaagttcaaatagtgtaaaacacccttgaatgtttagacccccaaattacaaattaaccaattcaagctttatgtcaaacaactagtgtgcggaaaatgaacaaaagctataatatagaattgaaaaaaaaaaaaaaaaaactatctatgccaaattaaaatctcaacccacagcagataataaaaggcaaagataaaagggaaggaagatgcaaacacaaaaacaacacgcaatgtgttatcgaagaggaaaccgaagccctcggcgtaaaacctctccaccgccctccaagcggtaaacaatccactagaaaatgtagttgggatacatggacagcaatagaccctccaagcctaatttacctagtgcacctaagccctccaaacttcttgctccaacgaggttgcgtcgaaccttttttcttttctagcttcccggattccgctactagaccatagcatcaaccaatgtagattggttccttcctaactgcttcccagaacaccaaacagccctctcacagtaatgaatatggtgagaacaaggttttggtaaaatgcctctcaagggtttgacaatggagaggaagagagttgaggaatttgaagaaactctaatgtatagattgtaggtgaatcaatcttgttttactctagggtttatctctcaaaattctctctggaaactctcattcttttgtgggtataaggggtatatatactagggtgagagaggaatgtgaaacgtcaggcttttcaaaacagggttagctcgcggcttggcctcacAACTTGATTGAGtcgcaagatccagtcgcgagataaccgtatggccagttgtcctgttttgtcatgtagtgctccagctagcatgactgttcaccttctggcatgcttggcacgtgtgctgcatctggtggcttgcagccgtgagtctctgttttcttgcacactcttgagctttcgacactctatctcactcactacccttacaacaaaacccacctaaatacagggttactaaatgttgaaatacaagcaaatttagcacaaaataaagccaataagatggttgattaaattcaaccttacatatagAACCCTAGTCTAACCCTAGGCTAACCATAaactataacaatttttttttttaataaaccatcCCAATATTAGTTTGCTTGTTTTAAAAGTACATGAGGCTGCCGCCTGCCATTAGTTTGgatcatattatattattatgtcttaaatataaaaattctaGTTGTATTGTGCATTATTGGCACATCTTCAAGGTATATGGCATACCAATTATATTTAAGAGCAAAATACAATTAGACTggaaaaaaaagcataaaatatataaagagaTTTCTAAATTTAGTTACAAGCACTTGTGATTTATTAGTGAAGCTACAAAAGAGAAGTTACAACGTACCAAAATGAAACGAGGGGCTTCCTATCGCTAGGCACACAAGCTCTTGACAAATTTGGTGGTTCTTTGTAAATCTGAATCTTGCCTTCTGTTTcattggaacaaaaaaaaaaaaaatccaattgcacaaaatttttagtttttttaatcaaaatattttaggaaCGAAATGTATAACATTCTGAATTTTTAGGACTTAAATacacctttaaaaaatttaaggaagaAAATAGAACATGGGCTATATTTTAGGGATGAAAAGAATATTTGATATAACCTCAAAATTATTAACACAatttacttcaaaaaaataaaatgtattatCTATGgacatcccaaaaaaaaatttaaaagaatggGAAAAAAGCTTGTTTATGGCtttctttcctattttctttttagtttatCACACAGTGAGTCCTTAACGACGTAACTCTTTGTGTGCAAGTGTTTTTAGGgtgaggtgtgtgtgtgtgtgtgaaagtccctttttcttatttttattttaagagtcgCCACCAaccattggttttgtattaggtgtgattggtcatctatttttctaattcttttttaaGTTACCTAATTGACGAAACCAATTTAAGAGAGTTTATTAATTAAGGTAAACCAGAAGTTTTGAACAAAAGATTTTAAACTCAGAAGCTTGGTTAAGTGTGGGAaatgtgttaggcaccccacaccTCCTATCCAAAAGATAGCaccccatttttattttaatgttatctttttagtattaaaaaaaaaaaaaaaaaaaaaaaaaaaaaaaaaaagatacatggcattttgattttgaatatatatagcatgtgaatatttcatactatatatatttaacatgaATAATGGTTATTATTATTCCTTCTGGATGATGTAGGTATCCTTGTTAAAGAATTGTGTAAATATTGCTAGTGGTACACCAAGCAGGTTCGTTATTCAAGAATGTTCTTTTCTTAGGGCATCTCAGGCTGTCTGTTGCCTACCACTGCGAGATTGTTGCTGGGCCAAATTATGCATCTTTTACCTTTTCTGTACCTCCAAGCTCATTTCTTTCTAACCTTATTGATTAACTTAGTTCATCATTACTTTTCTTAACAATAACAGGATAAAGAAACTAATTGACATTGAGGCTTTGGCAATTTCACGGTTAGTGGTGATTCTGCTTCATGTACACCCAGATGTTAAGGGCTAGTCCTTGTTTACGCTTCCACAAGTcaggtttgattttgattttgtaaggttgaattttatcaaccatcttgttggctttattccgtgccaaatttgcttgtattttagcaattagtaaccatgtatttaggtgggaatcatgtaagggtagtgagtgagagagtgtgaagaaatgctcaagattgtgcaaggatgcaaAGACTCGTGGTTGGAACTCGTGGatgactcgcgactggcaagctgccaaagttggcacacgtgtgaagcatgcaggggagctgaagagtcatgccagctgttgcactacaggacaaaagtcccaggctggcccAGCcattagctcgcggcttgaactcgcgacttagcccagtcgcgaggccaagtcgccaaaccaccctgtttgggaaaaattgactcttcgcattcctttctcaccttactatatatagaccattatacccacgaaatatagagtgattccagagagaattttgagagagaaaccctagaggaaaataagattgattcatccacaatcttcacatagagattcttcaaattcctctactctcttcctctccattgttaaatccttaagaggtacattaccaaaacattttctcaccatactcaCATTTGTGAGAAGGCTGTTTGGTACTTGGAGAagtagttaagaagggaccaatttcatattggtagatgctatggttAAGTaacggaatccggtaagctaaagaagaaataggttcggcagaatctcgttggagtaagagcttggagggcttagctacattgggtagattaggcttggagggtcttctgctattcatgtatcccaactacattctttagtagATTAGTTACTGCTTGGAGGACGGTGgaaaggttttacgccgagggctttagtttcctcttcgataacaaatcgttgtgttgtccttgtgtttgtatctctcttcctttaatctttgccatttaatttctgttgtggatgtgattttatttggtttagattgtttatcaattctatattaagcttatgttcatattccgcacattaattgtttgatattaagcttgaattgatattttgttaattgggggtctaaacattcataatgttttatacacttattgaactttcagatTTATTAGTAAATCCATCTCCATCTTGTCATTATGCTTATTCCACTATCCTTTTTAATTGCAACGGTTCtctatttct of the Quercus robur chromosome 10, dhQueRobu3.1, whole genome shotgun sequence genome contains:
- the LOC126704433 gene encoding germin-like protein subfamily 1 member 20, with the protein product MSKAYLVTVALFALAFSLASASDPAPLQDFCVALKDYSDKSAVFVNGKFCKDPKLVTAEDFYFAGLNIPGNTYNKVGSNVTNVNVDTFPGLNTLGISLARIDFAPNGQNPPHSHPRGTEILVVLEGTLFVGFVTSNTDNRLFTKTLNKGDVFVFPVGLIHFQVNVGKTNAIAISGLSSQNAGAITIANAVFGSNPPINFDVLTKAFQLDKKVVEYLQKEF